The genomic window CAGGCCAGTATCGAGCAAACGGTGATGAAGGTGTCCCCTGTCTGCCCGGACGATCGAATGTCCTTTCCACTTCCTCCGGATGATCGCAAACAGCATGTCCATCAAAGGCATGCCGAGCACCAGCAACGGGAAAACCAAACCGAGTACCGTAGCGGTTTTCAGCAAACCCCAAATGGAGACTGCTCCGATCATATAGCCGAGAAACATGCTCCCGGAATCACCCATAATGATTTTAGCAGGATTAAAGTTATAGAACAAAAAGCCCAGCGTTACGCCGCTCAGGGCCAGCATCAGAAGATCGGCCCCCGGATAGGCCGAACGGATCGTTGCGGACCAGAACAATGTGATCGCCGCAATAAAGCAAATGCCCGAAGCGAGGCCATCCATACCGTCGGATATATTCACGGCATTGACCAAACCGACAATCCATAGCACGGCAAAAATGTTGCCGATCAAGCCTAGTTGGACGACTCCATATAGAGGCAGCGTGATATGCGGGACCGCCATGCCGAAAAAAATCAGTATTACGGCTGCTAGGATCTGCCAGAGCAGTTTGACCAGAGGCCGCATTCCTTTTACATCATCATAGATGCCGACCGCAAAAATAATTGTGCTGCCGAGGAAAAGTCCGATCAGCATTTTATTCACGGCTACCGTCAGAAAAACAGCCAGCCAAAAAGCCAGATAAATCGCAGCGCCGCCGAGACGCGGAATCGGGGTCTTATGTATTCTCCGCTCGCCCGGATAATCCATCACACCCCATTCTCTGGCCAGGATAATGGAGACGGGTGTTAAAATCAAAGCAAATAGAACTGCCAGCAAAAATGTTGATAAATAAGAAAGCATACTACCTCCGGATATCGTGAGTTAAATGGCACCGCGACATTAGGCCCGTCGAATGCTTTGTCATCCTGACGCATTCGACACTAGGCACATCGTGTGCCGTCGTCCGTGGCCTTGTCGTTCCTTGCCATCCATGGCATCACGACATTAGGCCATCCGTGGCCGTCACACTTGGCCTGGGAAACCCCATTGACGCAGGACCTCATACGCAATCACCGCGACTGAATTGGACAGATTTAAGGACCTCGCATCCTTTCTCATCGGCAGGCGGATCTGCCGGTCAGGATAGCGCTGTAGGATTTCCGGCGCCAGCCCCTTCGTTTCCCGTCCAAAAAGCAGATAGCAGCGGTCTGGAAACTCCACATCTGTATAGAACTTAGACGCTTTGGTCGTGGCCAGAAAAAACTGACCTTCAGCGTTCTGGGTTTCAAAATCGTTAAAATTTTCATAAACATGTACCTTTAAGAGATGCCAGTAATCGAGTCCTGCTCTTTTTAAATGCTTGTCGTCAATACTGAAGCCGAGCGGCTTCACTAAATGCAGGTCGGCCTGAACAGCTGCGCACAATCTGGCAATATTTCCTGTATTGGGAGGTATCTCGGGTTCAACTAGTACGATGTTTAACCTGCTGTCTGTCATCATCATTTTCTCCAAAAACTGCTCTTAAATCTAAGTAGTAAACACAACAGCTATATTATAACCCGAAAACAACGAAAAATGAACGTTGAAATATTCACACTGCAAAAAATCTACCCATACCTTAAAAAAATCTGCTATATTATGTATACTTTTTTGTTATACTGGATGAATCAGGCTCATTCTGTTATATTATAAAGTTGGATCATAAATTAAATAAAGGGGTAAGAAATATGAAACAAAACTTAACACAAAAAATATTATCCGCCCATCTCATCTCCGGTGAACTTGGGGCCGGAGGAGAAATCGGCATCAAGATAGATCAGACTTTAACACAGGATGCCACAGGAACTATGGCTTATCTTCAGTTTGAAGCCGTTGGCATTCCAAGAGTCAAAACAGAATTATCTGTCAGCTACATCGATCACAACACACTGCAGACGGGTTTTGAAAATGCTGACGACCATGCTTTTCTCCAAAGCTGCGCTTCCCGCTTCGGGGTTTATTTTTCGCGTCCCGGCAACGGGATCTGCCACCAGGTCCATCTTGAGCGTTTCGGAAAACCTGGTAAAACCCTGTTAGGCTCGGATAGTCACACCCCTACCGGCGGCGGAATCGGCATGCTAGCCATGGGTGCCGGCGGCCTTGATGTTGCTGTAGCCATGGGCGGCGGCGAATTCTATCTGCCTGACCCGAAAGTTGTCAAAATCAATCTAACCGGAAAATTAGCTCCGTGGGTGTCCGCCAAAGATGTCATTCTGGAAGTCCTGCGCCGCCTGTCCGTCAAAGGCGGTGTCGGCAAGATCTTTGAATATGCCGGTCCTGGCATCTCTATGTTAAGTGTCCCCGAAAGAGCTACCATCACCAACATGGGCGCCGAGCTCGGTGCAACGACCTCTGTCTTCCCGAGCGATGAACAGACCCGGATCTTCCTGAAAGCCCAGGGCCGCGAAAACGACTGGATTCCGCTTGAAGCCGACGCCGATGCAGTATACGATGAGGAAATCTTTATCGACCTTTCTGCCTTGAAACCGCTTGCAGCTCAGCCGCATATGCCTGACAACGTCGCCGCTGTAAGCTCGTTAAAAAATATTAAAGTCAACCAGGTAGCAATCGGCAGCTGTACGAATTCTTCCTACCGCGATCTGATGACCGCCGCCGCCATCTTAAAAGGCAAAGTGGTCGATCCGAGCGTCAGCCTGGTGATCGCTCCCGGCTCCCGTCAAGTTCTGACCATGCTGGCCAATAACGGCGCGCTAACCGATCTGCTTGATTCCGGAGCCAGAATATTGGAATCGGCCTGCGGACCCTGTATTGGCATGGGCCAGTCCCCTTCCTCAGGTGCCGTCTCCTTAAGAACCTTTAACCGCAACTTTGAAGGGCGCAGCGGAACTGCGGACGCCGGCGTATATCTGGTCAGCCCGGAAGTCGCTGCTGCCAGTGCGCTGACAGGTTACTTTACCGATCCCCGCACACTGGGCCCTGCTGCTGAAATTCCCATGCCGGAAAATTTCCGGGTCGATGATTCGCTGATTATTCCGCCCGGTTCTCCGGACACCACCATCGTGCGTGGTCCAAATATCAAACCGCTGCCGATTGCTCCGAAGCTTAGGCCGGATCTGGAGCTTCCCGTCGTCATCAAACTGAATGACAATATTACCACAGACGATATCATGCCTGCAGGCGCCAAAATCCTGCCGCTCAGATCCAATATTCCTGCCCTTTCCGAATATGTTTACAGCAAGATTGATGCCGGATTCTCAGCCAGAGCCAGACAGCTCGGTCAAAGCATCATTCTGGCCGGTCAGAACTACGGTCAGGGCTCCAGCCGCGAACATGCCGCACTGGTTCCGATGTACCTCGGTGTCAGAGTTGTCCTGGCCAAAAGCTTTGCCCGGATTCATAAAGCCAACCTGATTAATTTTGGCATCCTGCCGCTTACTTTTGTCAACGAAAGCGACTACGACCTGATTAAGGACGACAGCAAACTTATCTTTACAAATCTGACTGAAGCCCTATCAAACTCCGAAGAATTTGATATCTTGTTAAGCGGAAAAAATGCTTCCATCAGGGTCAGCCATAACCTGACTGAACGCCAGATTGGAATCATCCTAGCCGGAGGCTTGCTGAACTATACCAAAGAAGCCGGCAAATAAGTTTTTTTATCTAAGAAAAACTATCCTGCTTGTGGAGCTCTGAATCCTAGCATGGCCAAAAGATGCTGCTCAGGAAGAGAAAGCAGGGAGAAAATTAGCCATGACACTGTAAAGTGATCTTATTGCATGCGATAGAAAGCCCGAAGGCCAAGGAATCATAACTCCTTGAACTTCGGGTTTTTATCTGGATCCAATACTCTTCTTGATACGCTTCTTGTTTGAATACTAATCTTGTTCAAATAAAAGATATCATTCTAATAATAAAAAATGGGCATCTCGTCTTTTTCAGCTGATAGAAAAAGTCTGATCCTCTTCCTGCTTGTCCGGTTTTGGATCAAAAAGATCGCTGACGGCTTTCGCAAAGGTAAGATAAAGCTTTTTAAAATCATCATCCACCGGAGGATGCATAAAGCTTTGTACGAGATTACGGTAATACCATTCCTGCTTCTCCCTGCCCCGGTTAAACCGCGTCCAAAGCTTCTCTCCTTCTTTTTGATAGTCTTCCAGCATCGTCAGAACATTATGCAGCTTGTCGGCGCAGGCTACGGCCTTGATCACCGGTATCGCCGTTTTCAGGTATTCAATGGTATGTTCTTTGCGTTCTTCCCACGGTAGCGATTTGTCCGGCTCCGAACATCCTTCTACGATCAGGGCAACCTTGTTGCCAAATTTATTACGGAGATATTCCGAATTAATAATGGTATCCTCAACGGTATCATGCAGGATCCCAGCAACAACAATGTCTTCCGCACATCCTTCTTTCTGCAGGATCATTCCAACTGCATACGGGTGTGTAATATAGGGCGTATTGGTCCCTTTCCTGACCTGATTCTTATGGGCATTTGCTGCGATGTCTATTGCGGCGAATACTTTGTTCATTCTTCCTCCTAAAGGTTAACCCCAAAATAATCAACTATCAATTTAACGCTTTTTCGAAATCCTGTCCAGTCAAGAATGTAGGATTTCCTGTTTTTTAACCATTATCCCAACAACGATTAGACAACTACTCGAATACATCACGGGCCAGTATATCAATTTCCGCTTTCAGTCTGGCTGTTTGATTCTCATCAAGCTGCCATTTACCATCATTAAATACGACGACATCGCCTTCCTTAATCCCCGCAGGAAGATCAGTGAAGTTAATATTCTTTCTGTTGTTGCCATCAAACTCCACCACGGCGACGCTGCCTTCGAAACGATCAATAACACCCTTCATTTTGATACCACCTTTTTGAGGTAATCATGCCTATTGGTCCCATTATTTTGATGCAATCTCCAGCGTATGAAATGTCACTTCTGATCCATCGGATACCGCAACAATCGTCCCATCCAGATCCGTCCTGAATACCTTGACTCCCCTATTCTTTAGCTTATCCAGTGTATCCTGTGCAGGATGATCATAATCATTTTCTTTCCCGACGCAAATCATTGCATATTCAGGGTCTACCAGATCCAGAAAGGACTCGGATGTTGCGTCGCTGCTGCCATGATGACCAACTTTTAGGACCGTCGACCTCAGAGCATACGTGCTCACATTCCGCAGCATTTCCGACTCTGACACTTCTCCGGTATCACCGGTAAATAAAAAAGAAGTGCTGCCGAATGCTATCCTAATCACAGCACTGTAATTGTTCAGATTCTCATAATCTGAACCGTTCGGAGCGAGTACAACGGCAGTCACACCGTCCCCTAAGTCCAGCTTAACACCTGTTTTCGCCGATGTTATTTTGAGGCCTTTATTTTTCACCGCGCTAAGTACATCCTTGAACGTTTCAGTCGTATGTGTTTTGCCCGGCATGATGACTTGCCCGATTTTAAAGGTATCGATTACGGCATCAAGACCCCCGATATGGTCCTCATGAGGATGAGTGCCAACGACAATATCCAGTCTACTTATTTTTTGTTTTTCTATGTACGAGGTAACCGCTTCTGCATCTTCATTATTCCCTGCATCGATCAGCATGGTTTTCCCCGAAGGGGCTTTGATTAGAATGCAATCCGCCTGCCCGACATCAATGAAATGGACTTGAAGGATGCCTGAGACTGAAGCAATATCCGCATCTGAGCCGGTATTGGAGGAATTCGGATTTGACGACAGCGTACCTTTTTGATCTTCGACCACAGTCGCTGTCTGCTGCGACTGATCCAAAAAAGTTACTGAGCTGCCGTTCAGTGAGCTGTAACCAAGTAAAACTAGTACGATTAGGCAAAGAATCGTTAGAAGTAATCTTTTTTGCTTTTTCATTGAGCTCCCTTTTCACCTTTTGGCCTTACCCTTATGGCAATTAGGCTCTTTACATCATCAAGGACTGACCTGTCATCTACTTTGATCATTAACCAACGTCCGCCACAGGAAAAAGCTGTTTTGAGATACAGGCCTTGCACGAATGGCGTAAATGTACCCAACGCCATCTCTGTCTCTTCTTCCTCTTTGTTTCCTACCACGACTAGCGCAATAAAATACCCCTCCATCGGATAAAGCGTACATAATGATTTACTTCCCTTTTGATATTTAACATTCCAGCCTGGCTGGCCGGAACATTTGCTATAAGTTGTTTTGGGCTTCACCTGGTAGGCTCTTTCAATATAGGAAAGCAGCTCCGACCAAAGCGGTTCACCTTTACCAATAAATTGCTTAATGTCTTCAAAAGATGGTTCGTGATTTACATTAAACTGATCACACCACTGCATTGGCAGTCCCTCCTGTGACTCTAACAGAAATCAGATATGGACAAATTTTCCTTCTTGCTGTTGCGTCTACCTCAATAAGATTTCCTTGATCTGCCTTCCATAACTTCGTGTATTGTCCGAAGTGCAACTTCTATGATTTGTCTCGTGGAATACAGCTATATTTTAACATATCTTACAAAAAAGAGGTAAGATAATTAGGAAAATCATAGGATGAGGTTGTTATCCGCTGTCTTCTTATGCTATTATAATTTAATAATATTAATTCAGAAGCGCAGAAAGGAGTTTTCGAGAATGTTGTCCGAAGATGATCGGCGCCTCCTTCATATCCTGTCCCAGGACTGCCGTCTGACTGTGGAAGATTTAGCAATTCAGACCGGCCTGACAGCGGATTATATTAAAAAGAAAATTAAACAGTGGGAAGATGATAAGGTCATCGCCAAATACGGTATCCTTATCAATTACGACCAACTGGAAGAAGACAGGGTTACTGCATTAATTGATGTCAAAGTCCTGCCCCAGCGCGGCAATGGCTACGATAAAATTGCCCAGCGGTTCCAAAAGTTCAGTGAGATTAAATCCGTTTATCTGATGTCTGGGGATTTTGACCTTTGCATCATTATCGAGGGCCGTAACATGCATGAAATCGCCCAGTTTGTTTCCGATAAATTGTCTCCCCTGGATGTAATCCAGTCAACTTCAACCCGCTTCATTCTGCGCAGGTATAAGCAGGATGGCATAGAATTTCACGGAGAGGAAGAGAGACCGCAGCGTCTCATGATAACGCCATGAAGCAATACTTATCACCACTGGCTTTAAATCTGAAGCCATCAGGAATACGAAAGTTTTTTGACCTGGCCGCTACCGTGGACGGTGTAATCTCCCTCGGCGTCGGTGAACCGGACTTTGCAACTCCCTGGGTCATGACGGAAGCTGCTATTTTTTCCCTGGAGCAAGGCCAGACCATGTATACCAGCAACGCAGGTCTGATCGAACTTCGCAGGGAATTATCCAAATATATGGCTAAACACCAAGGCTTAGACTATAATCCCGACGAGGAAATCCTGATCACCGTCGGCGCCAGCGAAGCGATCGATCTGGCGATGCGCGCGCTGATAGTGCCGGGTGACGGCGTGCTGATCCCTGATCCCTCTTTTGTGGCCTATGCTGCCTGTGCGGAAATCTCCGGCGCAGAGGTTCATTATGTTAAAACAAGTGCAGAACACGATTTCCGCCTGCAGGTCGAAGACCTTCAGATGGCTTATACGCCAAACTGCAAGATTTTGGTTCTGTCTTATCCAAATAACCCTACCGGCGCAGTCATGACCAGAGAGGATTTGCTGCCGATTGCCCGGTTTGCATCCGAAAACGATCTCATCGTCATTTCCGACGAAATTTATTCAGATCTAAACTACGGTGGAGAGCATACGCCGTTTGCATCGTTGCCTTATATGTGGAACCGCACGCTTCATGTCAGCGGCTTCTCCAAGGCTTATGCGATGACTGGCTGGCGGATCGGCTACGTAGCCGGGCACCCTGACCTGATTCAGGCTATGCTGAAAATCCATCAGTATACTATCATGTGCGCCCCGATCATGGCGCAGGTCGCCGCACTGGAAGGGCTGAAATCCGGAGAAACGGCCAAACAGGAGATGGTGATGGAATATGACCGCCGCCGCCGGATTATGGTCCACGGCTTAAGGGAAATGGGGCTGACCTGCTTTGAACCATTGGGGGCTTTCTATGTCTTCCCCGACATCACGGCTACCGGACTGAATTCTGAAGAGTTTGCCGAACAACTGCTGAAGGAAGAGAAAGTCGCCGTCGTTCCGGGTACAGCTTTTGGTCCGGCCGGCGAAGGACATGTCCGCTGTTCCTACGCCTACTCAACGCAGCAGCTGCAGGAAGCATTGACCAGAATGGCCCGGTTTGTTAAGAAAAGA from Dehalobacter sp. includes these protein-coding regions:
- a CDS encoding undecaprenyl/decaprenyl-phosphate alpha-N-acetylglucosaminyl 1-phosphate transferase, which produces MLSYLSTFLLAVLFALILTPVSIILAREWGVMDYPGERRIHKTPIPRLGGAAIYLAFWLAVFLTVAVNKMLIGLFLGSTIIFAVGIYDDVKGMRPLVKLLWQILAAVILIFFGMAVPHITLPLYGVVQLGLIGNIFAVLWIVGLVNAVNISDGMDGLASGICFIAAITLFWSATIRSAYPGADLLMLALSGVTLGFLFYNFNPAKIIMGDSGSMFLGYMIGAVSIWGLLKTATVLGLVFPLLVLGMPLMDMLFAIIRRKWKGHSIVRADRGHLHHRLLDTGLNQRQAVFVLYGISLCFGLAAIFSAYGHWYIAAILVVIDLGIILRIMFRKFRLHNWYTVTRPVSADMEDKMDVEKDDAGMQQKTEEQSQAETQNPEEQNQEAKIRMRNKV
- a CDS encoding tRNA (cytidine(34)-2'-O)-methyltransferase, which translates into the protein MMTDSRLNIVLVEPEIPPNTGNIARLCAAVQADLHLVKPLGFSIDDKHLKRAGLDYWHLLKVHVYENFNDFETQNAEGQFFLATTKASKFYTDVEFPDRCYLLFGRETKGLAPEILQRYPDRQIRLPMRKDARSLNLSNSVAVIAYEVLRQWGFPGQV
- a CDS encoding aconitate hydratase produces the protein MKQNLTQKILSAHLISGELGAGGEIGIKIDQTLTQDATGTMAYLQFEAVGIPRVKTELSVSYIDHNTLQTGFENADDHAFLQSCASRFGVYFSRPGNGICHQVHLERFGKPGKTLLGSDSHTPTGGGIGMLAMGAGGLDVAVAMGGGEFYLPDPKVVKINLTGKLAPWVSAKDVILEVLRRLSVKGGVGKIFEYAGPGISMLSVPERATITNMGAELGATTSVFPSDEQTRIFLKAQGRENDWIPLEADADAVYDEEIFIDLSALKPLAAQPHMPDNVAAVSSLKNIKVNQVAIGSCTNSSYRDLMTAAAILKGKVVDPSVSLVIAPGSRQVLTMLANNGALTDLLDSGARILESACGPCIGMGQSPSSGAVSLRTFNRNFEGRSGTADAGVYLVSPEVAAASALTGYFTDPRTLGPAAEIPMPENFRVDDSLIIPPGSPDTTIVRGPNIKPLPIAPKLRPDLELPVVIKLNDNITTDDIMPAGAKILPLRSNIPALSEYVYSKIDAGFSARARQLGQSIILAGQNYGQGSSREHAALVPMYLGVRVVLAKSFARIHKANLINFGILPLTFVNESDYDLIKDDSKLIFTNLTEALSNSEEFDILLSGKNASIRVSHNLTERQIGIILAGGLLNYTKEAGK
- a CDS encoding HD domain-containing protein; this encodes MNKVFAAIDIAANAHKNQVRKGTNTPYITHPYAVGMILQKEGCAEDIVVAGILHDTVEDTIINSEYLRNKFGNKVALIVEGCSEPDKSLPWEERKEHTIEYLKTAIPVIKAVACADKLHNVLTMLEDYQKEGEKLWTRFNRGREKQEWYYRNLVQSFMHPPVDDDFKKLYLTFAKAVSDLFDPKPDKQEEDQTFSIS
- a CDS encoding DUF3006 domain-containing protein, which translates into the protein MKGVIDRFEGSVAVVEFDGNNRKNINFTDLPAGIKEGDVVVFNDGKWQLDENQTARLKAEIDILARDVFE
- a CDS encoding MBL fold metallo-hydrolase, coding for MKKQKRLLLTILCLIVLVLLGYSSLNGSSVTFLDQSQQTATVVEDQKGTLSSNPNSSNTGSDADIASVSGILQVHFIDVGQADCILIKAPSGKTMLIDAGNNEDAEAVTSYIEKQKISRLDIVVGTHPHEDHIGGLDAVIDTFKIGQVIMPGKTHTTETFKDVLSAVKNKGLKITSAKTGVKLDLGDGVTAVVLAPNGSDYENLNNYSAVIRIAFGSTSFLFTGDTGEVSESEMLRNVSTYALRSTVLKVGHHGSSDATSESFLDLVDPEYAMICVGKENDYDHPAQDTLDKLKNRGVKVFRTDLDGTIVAVSDGSEVTFHTLEIASK
- a CDS encoding DUF3788 domain-containing protein, which encodes MQWCDQFNVNHEPSFEDIKQFIGKGEPLWSELLSYIERAYQVKPKTTYSKCSGQPGWNVKYQKGSKSLCTLYPMEGYFIALVVVGNKEEEETEMALGTFTPFVQGLYLKTAFSCGGRWLMIKVDDRSVLDDVKSLIAIRVRPKGEKGAQ
- a CDS encoding Lrp/AsnC family transcriptional regulator, with amino-acid sequence MLSEDDRRLLHILSQDCRLTVEDLAIQTGLTADYIKKKIKQWEDDKVIAKYGILINYDQLEEDRVTALIDVKVLPQRGNGYDKIAQRFQKFSEIKSVYLMSGDFDLCIIIEGRNMHEIAQFVSDKLSPLDVIQSTSTRFILRRYKQDGIEFHGEEERPQRLMITP
- a CDS encoding aminotransferase class I/II-fold pyridoxal phosphate-dependent enzyme; its protein translation is MKQYLSPLALNLKPSGIRKFFDLAATVDGVISLGVGEPDFATPWVMTEAAIFSLEQGQTMYTSNAGLIELRRELSKYMAKHQGLDYNPDEEILITVGASEAIDLAMRALIVPGDGVLIPDPSFVAYAACAEISGAEVHYVKTSAEHDFRLQVEDLQMAYTPNCKILVLSYPNNPTGAVMTREDLLPIARFASENDLIVISDEIYSDLNYGGEHTPFASLPYMWNRTLHVSGFSKAYAMTGWRIGYVAGHPDLIQAMLKIHQYTIMCAPIMAQVAALEGLKSGETAKQEMVMEYDRRRRIMVHGLREMGLTCFEPLGAFYVFPDITATGLNSEEFAEQLLKEEKVAVVPGTAFGPAGEGHVRCSYAYSTQQLQEALTRMARFVKKRIS